The following are encoded together in the Kribbella sp. CA-293567 genome:
- a CDS encoding carbamoyltransferase family protein, with protein MRVLGVNAIFHDPSAALVVDGRIVAAAEEERFSRRKHGKRPVPWSAWELPEQAIRWCLAEAGLRPEDLDAVGYSFDPALCVDLAGFGLSDPGDRTRADYARRAPRFLAAALPGLDPDKVKFVPHHVAHAASAGLAAPFEQSACLVLDGRGERGSHLAGRYDGPELTVLAAQDLPHSLGLLYEDLTEHLGFLRSSDEYKVMALASYGKPRHLADFRELIRTTDDGGFRTEPVDWAAYTPKLTGGAEVSDAAADLACSVQRRLEEVLVELATWLHEQTGAKALTMAGGTALNCVANSVIARNGPFDHVWVQPAAGDAGTSLGAAFQLSAAAGRPEPMATAALGREWSDDALADCLRKAALPFETPADLAAVTAQALADNGVIAWYQGRSEYGPRALGHRSLLAHPGRPENLERLNDIKGREQFRPIAPLVLSHRAAEIFDGPLPSPYMLFVHDVATHWRDRIPAVVHVDGTARIQTVDPADEPLLAAVLREFEARTGLPVLVNTSLNTAGRPMVDSPADALELFGSTPVDLLVLGPHVVRRAGAFR; from the coding sequence ATGCGGGTGCTCGGTGTCAACGCGATCTTCCACGATCCGTCGGCGGCGCTGGTCGTCGACGGCCGGATCGTCGCGGCGGCGGAAGAAGAACGCTTCAGCCGGCGCAAGCACGGCAAACGCCCGGTGCCGTGGTCGGCCTGGGAACTGCCGGAGCAGGCCATCCGGTGGTGTCTGGCCGAGGCCGGTCTGCGGCCCGAGGACCTGGACGCGGTCGGCTACTCGTTCGACCCCGCCCTGTGCGTCGACCTGGCCGGCTTCGGTCTGAGCGATCCGGGCGACCGGACCCGGGCCGACTACGCCCGCCGCGCGCCCCGCTTCCTGGCGGCCGCGCTGCCCGGGCTCGATCCGGACAAGGTGAAATTCGTTCCGCACCACGTGGCTCACGCGGCCTCGGCGGGACTGGCGGCGCCGTTCGAGCAGAGTGCTTGTCTGGTCCTCGACGGGCGAGGCGAGCGCGGCTCCCACCTGGCCGGCCGGTACGACGGCCCGGAACTGACCGTGCTGGCGGCTCAGGACCTGCCGCACTCGCTCGGCCTGCTCTACGAGGATCTGACCGAGCATCTCGGCTTCCTGCGGTCGAGCGACGAGTACAAGGTGATGGCGCTCGCGTCGTACGGGAAACCCCGGCATCTGGCGGACTTCCGCGAGCTGATCCGGACCACCGACGACGGCGGCTTCCGGACCGAGCCGGTGGACTGGGCCGCCTACACGCCGAAACTCACGGGTGGGGCGGAGGTCTCCGACGCCGCCGCGGATCTTGCCTGCAGTGTGCAGCGGCGCCTCGAGGAGGTGCTGGTCGAACTGGCCACCTGGCTGCACGAGCAGACCGGCGCGAAGGCGCTGACGATGGCCGGCGGAACGGCGCTGAACTGCGTCGCGAACTCGGTCATCGCCAGGAACGGTCCCTTCGATCACGTCTGGGTGCAGCCCGCTGCCGGGGATGCCGGTACGTCGCTCGGAGCGGCGTTTCAGTTGAGTGCGGCCGCCGGGCGTCCCGAGCCGATGGCAACGGCCGCTCTGGGCCGCGAGTGGTCCGACGACGCGTTGGCCGACTGTCTCAGGAAGGCGGCCCTGCCGTTCGAGACGCCGGCCGACCTGGCTGCGGTGACCGCGCAGGCGCTGGCCGACAACGGCGTGATCGCCTGGTACCAGGGCAGGTCGGAGTACGGGCCGCGGGCGCTGGGGCACCGGTCCCTGCTCGCGCACCCCGGCCGGCCGGAGAACCTCGAACGACTGAACGACATCAAGGGCCGCGAACAGTTCCGCCCGATCGCGCCGCTGGTGCTGTCGCATCGCGCGGCGGAGATCTTCGACGGTCCGCTGCCCAGTCCGTACATGCTGTTCGTGCACGACGTGGCGACGCACTGGCGGGACCGGATCCCGGCCGTCGTCCATGTCGACGGCACCGCGCGGATCCAGACCGTCGACCCGGCGGACGAGCCGCTGCTCGCGGCGGTCCTGCGCGAGTTCGAGGCGCGGACCGGGCTGCCGGTCCTGGTCAACACCAGCCTGAACACCGCCGGCCGGCCGATGGTCGACAGCCCGGCGGACGCGCTCGAACTGTTCGGGTCCACGCCGGTCGACCTGCTGGTGCTCGGACCCCACGTGGTCCGCCGGGCGGGAGCGTTCCGGTGA
- a CDS encoding HAD-IIIA family hydrolase produces MTSWSVVVPTVGRPALTELLADLAAQPHQPDVVFVVDDRRRPDEPLPVDVVVLRSGGRGPAAARNVGWRAAGTEWIVFLDDDVRLPADWSESLLADLRAAGPETAGVQGRIVVPLPAERAPTDWERSTAGLETAEWATADMAYRREALAQVDGFDERFPRAYREDAELALRVRRHGWRLVHGRHHVVHPVRDERFWVSLRVQRGNADDALFRAVHGRHWRREADCPPGRFRWHLATVMAAALTFTRFRRPAGLAWSLLTADFLRRRLSGGPGTTDEVLRMASTSVLIPFAAVWHRLRGTWMHRDSPVWPGPIRAVLFDRDGTLVHDVPYNGDADRVELVPGARPAVERLRTAGLQLGVVSNQSGIGRGLITAEQVAEVNQRVDDLLGPFSTWQVCPHDSTDGCACRKPAPGLVLAAAAELGVRPAQIVVIGDIGSDVAAAQAAGARSVLVPTQQTRHEEILNAPVTAPDLEAAVDQVLSQLPGGRR; encoded by the coding sequence GTGACCTCCTGGTCGGTGGTCGTGCCCACCGTCGGGCGGCCGGCGCTGACCGAACTGCTCGCCGACCTGGCCGCTCAGCCGCACCAGCCCGACGTGGTGTTCGTCGTCGACGACCGGCGGCGGCCGGATGAGCCGCTGCCCGTCGACGTGGTGGTACTGCGAAGCGGCGGCCGAGGTCCGGCGGCTGCCCGCAACGTCGGCTGGCGAGCGGCCGGCACGGAATGGATCGTCTTCCTGGACGACGACGTCCGGCTGCCCGCCGACTGGTCGGAGAGTCTGCTCGCGGATCTGCGGGCCGCGGGGCCGGAGACGGCCGGAGTCCAGGGACGCATCGTCGTGCCGCTCCCGGCGGAGCGCGCGCCGACGGATTGGGAACGCAGTACGGCGGGGCTGGAGACCGCGGAGTGGGCGACCGCGGACATGGCGTACCGCCGGGAAGCGCTCGCTCAGGTGGACGGCTTCGACGAACGCTTCCCGCGGGCCTACCGGGAGGATGCCGAACTCGCGCTCAGGGTGCGCCGGCACGGCTGGCGGCTCGTCCACGGGCGCCACCACGTCGTCCACCCCGTTCGCGACGAACGTTTCTGGGTGAGCCTGCGGGTCCAGCGCGGCAATGCCGACGATGCGTTGTTCCGCGCGGTCCACGGCCGGCACTGGCGCCGAGAGGCGGACTGTCCGCCCGGTCGCTTCAGGTGGCACCTGGCCACTGTCATGGCGGCCGCTCTCACCTTCACCCGGTTCCGTCGGCCGGCTGGGCTCGCCTGGTCGCTGCTGACCGCCGACTTTCTCCGACGCCGGCTGTCCGGTGGTCCCGGCACGACGGACGAAGTACTGCGGATGGCGTCGACCTCGGTGCTGATTCCCTTCGCCGCGGTCTGGCATCGACTCAGGGGCACCTGGATGCATCGGGACAGTCCGGTCTGGCCGGGTCCGATCCGCGCGGTGCTCTTCGATCGCGACGGAACCCTCGTCCACGACGTTCCCTACAACGGCGACGCGGACCGGGTCGAGTTGGTGCCTGGCGCGCGTCCGGCGGTCGAGCGGCTCCGTACCGCGGGGCTGCAACTCGGCGTCGTCTCCAACCAGTCGGGGATCGGTCGCGGCCTGATCACCGCCGAACAAGTTGCCGAGGTCAACCAGCGGGTCGACGACCTGCTCGGACCGTTCAGCACCTGGCAGGTCTGCCCCCACGACTCGACGGACGGGTGTGCCTGCCGCAAGCCGGCGCCGGGGCTGGTGCTGGCCGCGGCGGCCGAGCTCGGCGTACGGCCTGCTCAGATCGTCGTGATCGGCGACATCGGTTCGGACGTCGCCGCGGCCCAGGCCGCCGGAGCGCGCTCCGTCCTGGTCCCCACTCAGCAGACCAGGCACGAGGAGATCCTGAACGCACCGGTGACCGCACCGGATCTGGAGGCCGCGGTCGATCAGGTGCTGAGCCAGCTGCCCGGAGGTCGCCGATGA
- a CDS encoding glycosyltransferase family 9 protein — protein MRSVLITRLDNDGDVLLAGPAIRAVAATDRVVLLVAPSGEQAARLLPGVHDLLVWDCPWTGFDPSPVDRRSVDTLVDALSLSHLAAAFVLTSYHQSSLPMALLLRMAGIGYVAAASEDYPGSLLDLRHRPEPLHEAQRSLSLVRAAGYELPDGDDGRLLVKRTSADCVPDGSYVVVHPGASVAARAAGPRRLAEMVQALSADGHQVVVTGSNSERALTRVVAGSNGIDLGGRTDYEQLAAVLRAASCVVVGNTGPAHLAAAVGTPVVSLFAPVVPAQSWAPWRVPYVLLGDQEAACRDSRARDCPVPGHPCLNEISAEEVLVAVRKLIEEVAG, from the coding sequence ATGAGATCGGTGCTGATCACCCGGCTGGACAACGACGGCGACGTGCTGCTGGCAGGCCCCGCGATCCGGGCCGTTGCCGCTACGGATCGGGTAGTACTGCTGGTGGCGCCGTCCGGCGAGCAGGCGGCGCGCCTGCTGCCCGGCGTCCACGATCTGCTGGTGTGGGACTGCCCGTGGACCGGGTTCGACCCGTCACCGGTCGATCGGCGGAGCGTCGACACCCTGGTGGATGCGCTGAGTCTGTCCCATCTGGCGGCCGCTTTCGTCCTGACTTCCTATCACCAGAGTTCATTGCCGATGGCGCTGCTGCTCCGGATGGCGGGGATCGGCTACGTCGCGGCGGCGAGCGAGGACTATCCCGGCTCGTTGCTGGACCTGCGCCACCGGCCCGAACCGTTGCACGAAGCGCAGCGATCGCTTTCCCTCGTTCGCGCCGCCGGCTACGAGCTACCGGACGGCGACGACGGCCGGCTGCTGGTGAAGCGCACCTCAGCCGACTGTGTGCCGGACGGCTCGTACGTCGTCGTCCATCCCGGCGCCTCGGTCGCGGCTCGTGCCGCCGGTCCTCGTCGCCTCGCCGAGATGGTGCAGGCGCTCAGCGCCGACGGTCACCAGGTGGTGGTGACCGGATCGAACAGCGAGCGAGCCCTCACCCGAGTAGTTGCTGGAAGCAACGGAATCGACCTCGGTGGCCGCACCGACTACGAACAGCTCGCCGCCGTACTGCGGGCCGCGTCCTGCGTGGTGGTGGGCAACACCGGCCCCGCCCACCTGGCAGCGGCCGTCGGCACACCGGTGGTGTCACTGTTCGCGCCGGTCGTGCCGGCGCAGAGCTGGGCACCGTGGCGAGTGCCCTATGTCCTGCTGGGCGACCAGGAAGCCGCGTGCCGGGACAGCAGAG